The region CAAGCAACTCCTCGACGAGTTCCTCGACGCTTCTTTCATCGGTGTTGAGGCGGCATTCAGGCTCAAGCGGCGGCTCATAGGGGCTACTGATGCCGGTGAAATTTGGAATATCCCCGGCGCGCGCCTTTTTATACAGCCCCTTGACGTCACGTTTCTCACAGATGGCCAGCGGCGTGTCGACAAAGACCTCGATGAAATCGCCGGCGGCGAAAAGATCACGCGCCATTTCACGCTCGGCCCGGAAGGGTGAGATGAAGGCGGTCAGCACCACGATGCCGGCATCGACCATGAGGCGGGCAACTTCACCGATCCGGCGGATGTTTTCCACGCGGTCAGCATCGGTGAAGCCGAGATCCTTGTTGAGTCCGTGCCGGATATTGTCGCCATCCAGAATATAGGTGTGTATACCCCGGGCATGGAGGGCGATCTCAAACGCATTGGCAAGCGTCGATTTTCCTGATCCGCTCAACCCGGTGAACCAGTAGACGCGGCCCCGATGGCCGTTGAGCTTCTCCCGTGCCGGCCGCCCGATATCGGTGGCCTGATGATGAATGTTGCTGGCCCGGCGCAGGGCAAACCGGATCATCCCGGCGGCAACCGTCTCATGGCTCTCCCGATCGATCATGACGAAACTGCCCATCTCCCGGTTTTCCTCATATGGATCAAAGACGATGGCGCGGTTGAGGTTGATGGTGGTCCGCGCAATATCGTTCTGCGCAAGGCTGGTGGAGCTGAGGGCGTTGCCCGTCGAAATATCATGGGTGAATTTTATTCCCGTGATCGTTCCCTGGCAGCGCTGGGGGCCGAATTTGAATTCGTAGCGTCGGCCGGGCAGCGCCTCATCCCGGCCCATCCAGACAATCTCCGCTTCAAACTGGCTTGCGCTCTGCGGCGGGTTGTCGGGTGCCGCAATCACATCCCCGCGGGACAGGCCGACATCATCGGCAAGCGTGACG is a window of Alphaproteobacteria bacterium LSUCC0684 DNA encoding:
- the cysC gene encoding adenylyl-sulfate kinase, encoding MTSPENIETYLAGLAAQDTLRLITCGSVDDGKSTLIGRLLYDAQSLFDDQLATLAAESRDSGTQNGELDFALLVDGLAAEREQGITIDVAYRFLATEKRRFILADTPGHVEYTRNMVTAASTAALAIILIDARQGILEQTRRHSLICSLMGIRQIILAVNKMDLMGYDEDVFVRIRDEYQEIAASLGFEQLTAIPISALHGDMVSSRGGNMDWYQGPHVFTALEEAGTGLASAEAPMRLPVQWVNRPSPDFRGYAGRIASGRLNVGDQVRILPSGTTTSVTGLTIGTENRLSAQAEESVTVTLADDVGLSRGDVIAAPDNPPQSASQFEAEIVWMGRDEALPGRRYEFKFGPQRCQGTITGIKFTHDISTGNALSSTSLAQNDIARTTINLNRAIVFDPYEENREMGSFVMIDRESHETVAAGMIRFALRRASNIHHQATDIGRPAREKLNGHRGRVYWFTGLSGSGKSTLANAFEIALHARGIHTYILDGDNIRHGLNKDLGFTDADRVENIRRIGEVARLMVDAGIVVLTAFISPFRAEREMARDLFAAGDFIEVFVDTPLAICEKRDVKGLYKKARAGDIPNFTGISSPYEPPLEPECRLNTDERSVEELVEELLAHFDRINTPRS